In Natranaerobius thermophilus JW/NM-WN-LF, the genomic stretch GTTTCACCATCCAAGCGAGTTAGTTCACCTTCTAAATAAGCACGATTATACAGTCCAGTTAAACTATCGTGAAAACTTAAGTACTGAATTTTTTCATCCTTATTTCTGCGTACAGTAACATCTCGGGCTACTGACTGAAATTCAACTAGCTCACCCATGTCATTAAAAATAGGGCAATCAATCCAGTGCTGCCAATAAGCTTTCCCATCGGCACCGGTAACCTGATGTTCGTATGAAAGAACCCTGGGGTTATTCGTAAGGTTTTGATATTTTTGCCAAACTTTATCTCTTTCCTGCTCAGGGACAAACTCTATCCACTTTTTTCCCAGCAAATCATGTTTTGTCTGACCAAAAAAATTACAATAAGATTTGTTAACAAAGGTTAAAGTGGTATCAGGAAGCCACCTGCACACCAGCTCTAACTGCTCTTCTATTAAAGCCTGATACCTAGCCTTTTCCCGAAGAAGCTTGTCCTCTGCCCGTTTTTGCTTACTAATATCTATAAAAGAACCCACTAATTTTAAAGGCTTGCCCTGCTCATCCTCAACTAAAGAGGCAGACAAGTGAACATCAAACAATTCTCCATCTTTTTTTCGGGCAATCAATTCGCCAACCCAAGTCCCCTTTTCAAAAAGCTCATCCAAAATCTTTTGGGTTTTGTCAATGTTTTTCCAAAACTCCAGAGCGGACCGGCCTAAAATTTCTTGTTCTTCTTCATACCCCCACAAATCTAAAAAGGATTGATTGACATAAGTGATATATCCTTCCAAATCCGTAAAGGCAATGGCATTAATGGACGAATTTATAGCCTGTTCTTTTACTTTCAATTCTTTATTTATGTGGTCAGTAATTCTATTAACATCGCTTTTTAAGTCGTTCATATACTAAGCCCCCCCCCACGTATAAATCTTACTAAATCAATAATTTTTTGTTAAAATTTGTCGAAAATTCCCATAAATTTATTATAACATTTATTTTCTAAAATATTAATACTTGTTAATATTCTTACTAAAGTTTAAATTAGCATCATACAGTCAAAAAAAAACCTGACCCGAATAATCCGAATCAGGTTGAACAATATTGGTTAAAATCATAAGATATCAATCAAGCTTTTTGTGACAAGAAAGAGCCGCCTATATTTCCCGAGACTATTTGATAGACATCTTCAGCTCCTTGCTGAATATTTGAAGCAAATTCCTGTCCACCAGAAACCATTTCCTCTTTGATTGTTGAAGCAGTTTGGGTTATATCTTCTCCAATAGAAACTGTATTTTCTTTAACATTTTCCCCTTCGTTTCTAACTATCTCGTAATTACTTTCAATATCCTCAATATGATTCTCTATTTCGGCATGTCCACTGCTAATTGTATCAGGAATTCTATTAAATGGTTCTTTAACTTCTGAAAACTCTTGGAATCCTTGGTAAACCCCGACGGCTCTATCTACAACACCATCCCCCTCTTTAAAGCCTTCTGCCACATGATTTACTCCTCGAGCTACGGCTCCTGCAGTTTTGGCAACATCTTTACCAACAGTAACTGCAGTTTCTACCCCCGTTGAAGCTATATCTCTAGCTGAACTTCTCATTTCACCAGCAACATCTCGTATTTCTGTAGCACTTTCCCTTATCTCATCATAACTGTGTTCAACTTGTTCTGCTGTCTTATTTACTTCAGTTTTAACATTGTCTCTAGTTTCCTGAATAGTTTCTGTAACTTCTTGCGTTGTTTCCTGAACAGTTTCTCCAATTTGAACTATGCCATCTTTAACCTGTTCTCCTACCGATACTGCTGTTTTTACAGTTTCTCTAGCAGTATCAGCAGCTGTTTCAACCCCTTCTCTAACACGAGTAGTAATTGTATCGATAACTCCTTTGTCTTCTTGATTAGTCTTCGTATCTTTAGTTTCTACCTCTTCTTGTGTTTTTTGAATTTCTTTTGCTTGTGTATTTTGCTGATCATCAACCTGTTTATCTGTTGATTTTGATTCTTGAGTTTGTTGGGGCTGGATTGATTGAATTCTCTCTGTAACTAACCCTGTTAACCTACCTCCTCCTTCAATAATAGTCATTAAACATCCCCCCTTATAGAATAATAACCTTTTTCTAATAATTGAAATTTATCTTCTAAAATAAATGCTCCATCCACAAACAATTTTAAAGTCCATAACCCGCAGGGTAGTTGATGCTTTGAATTTCTCAAATCTAACCAAAACCACAACATCTTTGTTTGAGTTTCTTTAGAATTAGTTTCAATAAGATAGTTTTCACTAACTTGAAATAAATTTCCTTGAGGTGTATACCATGCTGTAGTAATCGAATGAAGTCCAGTAACTTGTGTAAACAAAAACCTGGCAACAATTTTTTGATCCAAAAATCTATCATACTGCCTTTTATGATTCTTTATTGGTTTTTCGGACATTACTGAGGATAATTTATACTCTTCAATATGGACACTATATTTTTGGTTATTGTACAACCTTTCCCCTCGTTCATTGATTATTATGACTGACCAAATCTGATCATCGTTGTCTAGCATATAAATATTAGCTTTAGGATCATTAAGTCTCAAATTTCCATTTATTAAAAAGGCATACAAATGTTCACCCGGTGGCAGTTTTATCGTTTTTAACCAACAGTCTTTATCTTCTTCCATTAGCAAACTATTTTGATATTTAGTGAAATTTCCGATTATTTCAACATATTCTATCGGAATATTGGGATCTTTATCTAAACTTAAAGTAACTTCCACATTATCACTTCCTTAGAATTACTTCTTTGAGAGTTTAGGTTAAAAAAAGCTACTTCACGAAGAAGTAGCTTCTGCTTACTTCTTCCTTGGCAACCCGACTGTCTTTTATTGACGTTTTGTCAACAAAAGACTCGTGGCTTTGCGCCCCCACCTCACGGCAGGTTTGCCATTTTCAAGAAAGAATTATAGTATTTTAAATTAAAATATTGTAATATTGGTTCTGTTATTATTAACTTTCTAGTTAAATAGACAAAATCCTTTAGGACTATTGTATTATTTTTCCACACTACTCTATAAAACATAAGAGAAAAGTTTTATAGAAATAATTTTAAAGTTAAAGTACAATATTACCAGACAATATTAGACAATATATACCAAATTATAAGGAGGGAGGAAAAATATGAAAAAGTTAGTCCAAAGAAGTATTAAGAACAGGTTAATATCAGGAGTCGTAGCCTTGACAATTATTATGGTAGTTGCCCTAATACTATTAAATAACTATACTATCGAAGATATAGTAGAAACCACAGTTAATGATAAATTAGAGGGAGACCATGAGATGGGACTAAGAGTCGTTGAAAACAACTTTAGCGGAAATTGGCATATATTAGGAGACGAATTATATAAAGGAAATGTAACTGCAGATGAAATGACAGGAACTTTAGATAATATCCAAGAAAGTACCGGATCTGTAGCAACTATTTTCAAAGGTGACACCAGTGTGGCTAGTAATCTTACAGATAGTGAAGGAGAAAGGGCAATCGGAACTCAAGTTGATGAAGAAGTATCCCAGACTGTTTTGGAAGAAGGAGAACGGTTTACTGGTCAAATAGAAATTTTAGGAACCCCCCATGAAGTTATGTATTCTCCTATAGAAAATCCCGAAGGTGAAGAAATCGGTATTTGGTTCACAGGTGTGCCCATTGAT encodes the following:
- a CDS encoding glycogen-binding domain-containing protein yields the protein MEVTLSLDKDPNIPIEYVEIIGNFTKYQNSLLMEEDKDCWLKTIKLPPGEHLYAFLINGNLRLNDPKANIYMLDNDDQIWSVIIINERGERLYNNQKYSVHIEEYKLSSVMSEKPIKNHKRQYDRFLDQKIVARFLFTQVTGLHSITTAWYTPQGNLFQVSENYLIETNSKETQTKMLWFWLDLRNSKHQLPCGLWTLKLFVDGAFILEDKFQLLEKGYYSIRGDV